One genomic window of Salvia miltiorrhiza cultivar Shanhuang (shh) chromosome 4, IMPLAD_Smil_shh, whole genome shotgun sequence includes the following:
- the LOC131023723 gene encoding protein STICHEL-like isoform X2 gives MRMLLSRYTKNAMDDSPSVGLGREDLLSLIDQSYENGDYCNSEDLGRDSAVSHLLARLKNSKGWSCPPVKMVRGRRKEDDSVSFSTQALSTRSYNRYAIRNASTVESWDATTGSLNDGDDGVDDQLDFPGQQGCGIPCYWSRRSTPRSRNGSSCSPSLSDALRRRGSSLFCGSQTMSQRRHHRVSLGSNKKRLGSKIAAAQGLVPLLGNSADGLSGSSVRSRDSDDELSAKLVELDLEGLSRLVRRRQSSSCTSLEGLELVPLNGEVHKEGSENIKSLSHKYRPICFTDLIGQSIAVQSLMNAVLRGRIASVYLFQGPRGVGKTSMARIFAAALNCLATEERKPCGVCRECADFSSGKSRFIEEVDGSKKKGIDGLKNVLRNISVVHPLRLPHYKVIVIDHCHLLPSKAWLLFLRVLEKPLPFTVFILVTTDIDNVPRAILTRCQKHILNKIGNGDIVTRLRKISIDENLDVESNALELIASNADGSLRDAEIMLDQLSLFGKQITKSLVNELMGVVSEDKLLELLELAMSSNATETVRKSREMMDSGVDPLVLISQLVTLIVDIIAGTHLSVDAKHVDSFFGGKTLTERELHRLKHALTLLSEAEKHLRVSSERSTWFTATLLQLGSMSSPNQTQSTSSRGQKSKATEEDCVSMPGEATAEQFAPEKSASPISFIFADHCNSTSKLGPTQHTNQSQFNDGKSWTASHDDCPSRRTTLTCVDSEMLTSIWLLCIEKCHSKTLRLLLHSYGKLVSISETKGGFIAHIAFEDSDIKTRAQGFLSSITNSFEVVLRCNVEVKISLLRDSLDHKLTNEILINRENKSTRSNATGDNSDLDLRLDLLKVSRESFESMEDSKSDIPLQRTESIIHEQRSKTASLQASDKGTPQSTSNMRPERNQVLPQDGMDVPLQHWGDKLNHEMKTLKMNNEVAPQKEQVVKNIDHCPISPSLLHDSTFASSSSKDNKGYESGSGGGGCSGMFCWNNRRPHTRGKAKKGTSAQRGRFSLLGECAKSRTGNRNSR, from the exons ATGAGGATGCTATTGAGTAGATACACGAAAAATGCAATGGATGATTCGCCCAGTGTTGGGTTGGGGAGGGAGGATTTACTGAGTTTGATTGATCAGTCTTATGAAAATGGAGATTATTGCAATTCTGAGGATTTAGGGAGAGATTCTGCAGTCTCACATTTGCTTGCTAGACTCAAGAATAGTAAGGGTTGGTCTTGTCCTCCTGTGAAGATGGTGAGGGGTCGTAGGAAAGAGGATGATTCTGTTTCATTTAGCACACAAGCCTTGTCGACACGCTCTTATAATAGATATGCAATCAGGAATGCTAGTACGGTTGAGTCTTGGGACGCCACAACCGGATCATTGAACGATGGGGATGATGGGGTGGATGATCAGTTGGACTTTCCTGGGCAGCAAGGATGTGGAATTCCTTGTTACTGGTCTAGAAGGTCGACTCCTAGGTCTAGAAACGGGAGTTCCTGCTCTCCGTCTCTTTCTGATGCTCTGAGAAGAAGAGGGAGCAGCTTGTTTTGTGGAAGCCAGACCATGTCTCAGAGAAGGCATCACCGTGTGTCTTTGGGTTCCAACAAGAAGAGACTCGGCTCTAAGATAGCAGCAGCTCAAGGCCTTGTTCCTCTTCTTGGCAACAGTGCTGATGGCCTTAGTGGATCATCTGTGAGAAGCAGGGACAGTGATGATGAGCTCTCAGCAAAACTAGTTGAACTTGATTTGGAAGGCTTGAGCCGTCTGGTTAGAAGGAGGCAGTCTTCAAGTTGTACGAGTCTAGAAGGGCTAGAGTTAGTACCTTTGAATGGGGAAGTACATAAAGAAGGTTCTGAAAATATCAAAAGCCTGAGCCATAAATATAGGCCAATATGTTTTACGGATTTAATCGGGCAGAGTATAGCTGTTCAATCTCTTATGAATGCAGTTTTGAGAGGGAGGATTGCCTCCGTTTATCTATTCCAAGGCCCTCGTGGAGTTGGAAAGACATCAATGGCTAGGATTTTTGCTGCTGCTTTGAATTGCCTTGCCACTGAAGAACGTAAGCCATGTGGCGTCTGCAGGGAATGTGCTGATTTCTCATCTGGAAAGAGCAGATTTATTGAAGAAGTTGATGGCTCCAAGAAGAAAGGAATCGATGGACTGAAAAATGTCTTGAGAAACATATCAGTGGTTCATCCTCTGCGACTTCCACATTACAAAGTTATTGTCATTGACCATTGTCATTTACTGCCCTCAAAAGCATGGCTGTTGTTTCTTCGAGTTCTTGAAAAACCATTGCCGTTCACTGTTTTCATACTTGTAACAACTGATATCGACAATGTGCCACGAGCTATATTGACCCGGTGTCAGAAGCACATTCTCAACAAAATTGGCAATGGCGATATTGTTACTCGACTAAGGAAGATCTCCATTGATGAAAATCTAGATGTTGAATCAAATGCATTAGAGCTGATTGCTTCGAATGCAGATGGTTCTCTACGTGATGCTGAAATCATGCTGGACCAGTTGAGTTTATTTGGGAAGCAAATTACTAAGTCCTTGGTGAATGAGCTG ATGGGGGTTGTCTCTGAGGATAAACTACTGGAACTTTTGGAATTAGCCATGTCATCAAATGCTACCGAAACTGTAAGAAAATCCAGAGAAATGATGGATTCAGGTGTCGATCCACTAGTTCTAATATCTCAGTTGGTTACTCTTATTGTGGATATTATTGCTGGAACTCACCTGAGTGTTGATGCAAAGCACGTTGATTCATTCTTTGGTGGGAAAACTT TGACCGAAAGAGAATTACACAGATTGAAACATGCATTAACACTACTATCAGAGGCAGAAAAGCATCTAAGAGTTTCGAGTGAACGATCAACCTGGTTCACAGCAACTCTATTACAATTAGGTTCTATGTCTTCTCCAAATCAAACTCAGTCCACAAGTAGTCGAGGGCAGAAATCCAAGGCAACTGAAGAGGACTGCGTAAGTATGCCTGGAGAAGCGACTGCTGAACAATTTGCACCTGAAAAGTCTGCTTCTCCCATATCCTTTATATTTGCTGATCATTGCAATTCTACAAGCAAACTCGGACCAACTCAACACACCAATCAGAGTCAATTTAACGATGGTAAAAGTTGGACGGCGTCACATGATGATTGTCCAAGCAGGAGAACCACTTTGACGTGCGTGGATTCAGAGATGTTGACTAGCATCTGGCTACTATGTATCGAGAAATGTCATTCTAAGACACTGAGGCTACTTCTTCATTCATATGGGAAGCTCGTTTCAATATCGGAAACGAAAG GTGGTTTTATTGCTCACATTGCATTTGAGGATAGTGATATCAAAACCAGAGCACAAGGCTTTCTTAGCAGCATCACTAACTCATTTGAAGTTGTTTTACGATGCAATGTGGAGGTTAAGATAAGTCTGCTACGGGATTCTTTGGATCATAAGCTGACAAACGAGATTCTAATAAACAGGGAAAACAAGTCAACACGCTCAAATGCTACAGGAGATAACTCTGATCTTGATTTGCGTCTAGATCTTTTGAAGGTATCAAGAGAAAGCTTTGAAAGTATGGAAGATAGCAAGTCAGATATTCCTTTGCAGAGAACTGAATCCATCATCCACGAGCAAAGATCAAAAACTGCCTCGTTGCAAGCATCGGACAAAGGAACGCCTCAATCAACGAGCAATATGAGACCTGAAAGGAATCAAGTTCTGCCACAGGATGGAATGGATGTACCCTTGCAGCACTGGGGAGATAAGTTGAATCACGAAATGAAAACACTGAAAATGAACAACGAAGTGGCACCTCAGAAGGAACAGGTTGTTAAGAACATTGATCACTGTCCGATTTCCCCGAGCTTGCTCCATGATAGCACTTTTGCCAGCAGTTCCAGCAAAGATAACAA AGGCTACGAATCTGGATCAGGAGGCGGAGGTTGCAGTGGGATGTTCTGTTGGAATAACCGAAGACCACACACAAGGGGGAAG GCTAAAAAAGGCACCTCGGCTCAACGAGGGCGATTCTCTTTATTAGGAGAGTGTGCGAAATCGAGAACAGGCAACAGAAACAGTAGATAA
- the LOC131023723 gene encoding protein STICHEL-like isoform X1, with product MAGGGRSPNNLHWKKELTQIRKAATARVLRDPGTSSSTKNGRAQGNVSGSSSHHILQIGTNNTSKNASEREKGRVYLCNWKNQKSESERSKQIGDDDVEGSSSTQEGSFQVGSFNTVRNEGGHDSKSDGYQSDRFTASFFRCIESSFTPSIRRIRKKKSKRSNYSSPSSGQRLQMRMLLSRYTKNAMDDSPSVGLGREDLLSLIDQSYENGDYCNSEDLGRDSAVSHLLARLKNSKGWSCPPVKMVRGRRKEDDSVSFSTQALSTRSYNRYAIRNASTVESWDATTGSLNDGDDGVDDQLDFPGQQGCGIPCYWSRRSTPRSRNGSSCSPSLSDALRRRGSSLFCGSQTMSQRRHHRVSLGSNKKRLGSKIAAAQGLVPLLGNSADGLSGSSVRSRDSDDELSAKLVELDLEGLSRLVRRRQSSSCTSLEGLELVPLNGEVHKEGSENIKSLSHKYRPICFTDLIGQSIAVQSLMNAVLRGRIASVYLFQGPRGVGKTSMARIFAAALNCLATEERKPCGVCRECADFSSGKSRFIEEVDGSKKKGIDGLKNVLRNISVVHPLRLPHYKVIVIDHCHLLPSKAWLLFLRVLEKPLPFTVFILVTTDIDNVPRAILTRCQKHILNKIGNGDIVTRLRKISIDENLDVESNALELIASNADGSLRDAEIMLDQLSLFGKQITKSLVNELMGVVSEDKLLELLELAMSSNATETVRKSREMMDSGVDPLVLISQLVTLIVDIIAGTHLSVDAKHVDSFFGGKTLTERELHRLKHALTLLSEAEKHLRVSSERSTWFTATLLQLGSMSSPNQTQSTSSRGQKSKATEEDCVSMPGEATAEQFAPEKSASPISFIFADHCNSTSKLGPTQHTNQSQFNDGKSWTASHDDCPSRRTTLTCVDSEMLTSIWLLCIEKCHSKTLRLLLHSYGKLVSISETKGGFIAHIAFEDSDIKTRAQGFLSSITNSFEVVLRCNVEVKISLLRDSLDHKLTNEILINRENKSTRSNATGDNSDLDLRLDLLKVSRESFESMEDSKSDIPLQRTESIIHEQRSKTASLQASDKGTPQSTSNMRPERNQVLPQDGMDVPLQHWGDKLNHEMKTLKMNNEVAPQKEQVVKNIDHCPISPSLLHDSTFASSSSKDNKGYESGSGGGGCSGMFCWNNRRPHTRGKAKKGTSAQRGRFSLLGECAKSRTGNRNSR from the exons ATGGCGGGTGGTGGTCGCAGTCCTAACAACCTGCATTGGAAGAAAGAGTTGACGCAAATCCGCAAGGCTGCGACTGCTAGAGTGCTGAGGGACCCTGGGACCTCCTCATCCACCAAGAATGGCCGCGCTCAAGGTAACGTGTCTGGTTCTTCCTCTCACCACATTTTGCAAATAGGAACTAATAATACCTCTAAAAATGCTAGTGAGAGGGAAAAGGGGAGAGTGTATTTGTGTAATTGGAAGAATCAGAAATCTGAGAGTGAAAGGAGTAAACAGATtggtgatgatgatgttgagggGTCTTCTTCTACTCAAGAGGGGAGCTTCCAAGTCGGTAGCTTCAACACTGTGAGGAATGAAGGTGGACATGATTCCAAGAGTGATGGATATCAGAGTGATAGGTTTACTGCATCATTTTTCAGATGCATAGAGTCGAGTTTTACGCCGTCTATTAGGCGCATCAGGAAGAAGAAATCAAAGAGGTCTAATTATTCTAGTCCTAGTTCAGGGCAAAGATTGCAAATGAGGATGCTATTGAGTAGATACACGAAAAATGCAATGGATGATTCGCCCAGTGTTGGGTTGGGGAGGGAGGATTTACTGAGTTTGATTGATCAGTCTTATGAAAATGGAGATTATTGCAATTCTGAGGATTTAGGGAGAGATTCTGCAGTCTCACATTTGCTTGCTAGACTCAAGAATAGTAAGGGTTGGTCTTGTCCTCCTGTGAAGATGGTGAGGGGTCGTAGGAAAGAGGATGATTCTGTTTCATTTAGCACACAAGCCTTGTCGACACGCTCTTATAATAGATATGCAATCAGGAATGCTAGTACGGTTGAGTCTTGGGACGCCACAACCGGATCATTGAACGATGGGGATGATGGGGTGGATGATCAGTTGGACTTTCCTGGGCAGCAAGGATGTGGAATTCCTTGTTACTGGTCTAGAAGGTCGACTCCTAGGTCTAGAAACGGGAGTTCCTGCTCTCCGTCTCTTTCTGATGCTCTGAGAAGAAGAGGGAGCAGCTTGTTTTGTGGAAGCCAGACCATGTCTCAGAGAAGGCATCACCGTGTGTCTTTGGGTTCCAACAAGAAGAGACTCGGCTCTAAGATAGCAGCAGCTCAAGGCCTTGTTCCTCTTCTTGGCAACAGTGCTGATGGCCTTAGTGGATCATCTGTGAGAAGCAGGGACAGTGATGATGAGCTCTCAGCAAAACTAGTTGAACTTGATTTGGAAGGCTTGAGCCGTCTGGTTAGAAGGAGGCAGTCTTCAAGTTGTACGAGTCTAGAAGGGCTAGAGTTAGTACCTTTGAATGGGGAAGTACATAAAGAAGGTTCTGAAAATATCAAAAGCCTGAGCCATAAATATAGGCCAATATGTTTTACGGATTTAATCGGGCAGAGTATAGCTGTTCAATCTCTTATGAATGCAGTTTTGAGAGGGAGGATTGCCTCCGTTTATCTATTCCAAGGCCCTCGTGGAGTTGGAAAGACATCAATGGCTAGGATTTTTGCTGCTGCTTTGAATTGCCTTGCCACTGAAGAACGTAAGCCATGTGGCGTCTGCAGGGAATGTGCTGATTTCTCATCTGGAAAGAGCAGATTTATTGAAGAAGTTGATGGCTCCAAGAAGAAAGGAATCGATGGACTGAAAAATGTCTTGAGAAACATATCAGTGGTTCATCCTCTGCGACTTCCACATTACAAAGTTATTGTCATTGACCATTGTCATTTACTGCCCTCAAAAGCATGGCTGTTGTTTCTTCGAGTTCTTGAAAAACCATTGCCGTTCACTGTTTTCATACTTGTAACAACTGATATCGACAATGTGCCACGAGCTATATTGACCCGGTGTCAGAAGCACATTCTCAACAAAATTGGCAATGGCGATATTGTTACTCGACTAAGGAAGATCTCCATTGATGAAAATCTAGATGTTGAATCAAATGCATTAGAGCTGATTGCTTCGAATGCAGATGGTTCTCTACGTGATGCTGAAATCATGCTGGACCAGTTGAGTTTATTTGGGAAGCAAATTACTAAGTCCTTGGTGAATGAGCTG ATGGGGGTTGTCTCTGAGGATAAACTACTGGAACTTTTGGAATTAGCCATGTCATCAAATGCTACCGAAACTGTAAGAAAATCCAGAGAAATGATGGATTCAGGTGTCGATCCACTAGTTCTAATATCTCAGTTGGTTACTCTTATTGTGGATATTATTGCTGGAACTCACCTGAGTGTTGATGCAAAGCACGTTGATTCATTCTTTGGTGGGAAAACTT TGACCGAAAGAGAATTACACAGATTGAAACATGCATTAACACTACTATCAGAGGCAGAAAAGCATCTAAGAGTTTCGAGTGAACGATCAACCTGGTTCACAGCAACTCTATTACAATTAGGTTCTATGTCTTCTCCAAATCAAACTCAGTCCACAAGTAGTCGAGGGCAGAAATCCAAGGCAACTGAAGAGGACTGCGTAAGTATGCCTGGAGAAGCGACTGCTGAACAATTTGCACCTGAAAAGTCTGCTTCTCCCATATCCTTTATATTTGCTGATCATTGCAATTCTACAAGCAAACTCGGACCAACTCAACACACCAATCAGAGTCAATTTAACGATGGTAAAAGTTGGACGGCGTCACATGATGATTGTCCAAGCAGGAGAACCACTTTGACGTGCGTGGATTCAGAGATGTTGACTAGCATCTGGCTACTATGTATCGAGAAATGTCATTCTAAGACACTGAGGCTACTTCTTCATTCATATGGGAAGCTCGTTTCAATATCGGAAACGAAAG GTGGTTTTATTGCTCACATTGCATTTGAGGATAGTGATATCAAAACCAGAGCACAAGGCTTTCTTAGCAGCATCACTAACTCATTTGAAGTTGTTTTACGATGCAATGTGGAGGTTAAGATAAGTCTGCTACGGGATTCTTTGGATCATAAGCTGACAAACGAGATTCTAATAAACAGGGAAAACAAGTCAACACGCTCAAATGCTACAGGAGATAACTCTGATCTTGATTTGCGTCTAGATCTTTTGAAGGTATCAAGAGAAAGCTTTGAAAGTATGGAAGATAGCAAGTCAGATATTCCTTTGCAGAGAACTGAATCCATCATCCACGAGCAAAGATCAAAAACTGCCTCGTTGCAAGCATCGGACAAAGGAACGCCTCAATCAACGAGCAATATGAGACCTGAAAGGAATCAAGTTCTGCCACAGGATGGAATGGATGTACCCTTGCAGCACTGGGGAGATAAGTTGAATCACGAAATGAAAACACTGAAAATGAACAACGAAGTGGCACCTCAGAAGGAACAGGTTGTTAAGAACATTGATCACTGTCCGATTTCCCCGAGCTTGCTCCATGATAGCACTTTTGCCAGCAGTTCCAGCAAAGATAACAA AGGCTACGAATCTGGATCAGGAGGCGGAGGTTGCAGTGGGATGTTCTGTTGGAATAACCGAAGACCACACACAAGGGGGAAG GCTAAAAAAGGCACCTCGGCTCAACGAGGGCGATTCTCTTTATTAGGAGAGTGTGCGAAATCGAGAACAGGCAACAGAAACAGTAGATAA